In the Natronogracilivirga saccharolytica genome, one interval contains:
- a CDS encoding 1,4-dihydroxy-2-naphthoate polyprenyltransferase has translation MNVLVWVEAARLRTLPASLIPVMVGGTLAWQHEQLYWPATVVALSCAVLIQIATNFANDYFDYRSGADADDRVGFTRASSSGAISPGTMLTTALSTFFAAFLLGLYLVLHAGLPILVTGILAIAAGIMYTGGPFPLAYNGLGDLFVFLFFGFAAVTGTYYVNTLQWSEQALWASVAVGSLSTMILVANNYRDVHSDRRAGKNTLVVIFGERFARWQFTILALLPFTIPPHFFFREEYGFLIFLPMILLPWAIYIIRWFHVENRKEAFNDILVQTAQFMTAFGILFSAGIALG, from the coding sequence ATGAATGTTCTTGTTTGGGTTGAAGCTGCCCGGCTCCGGACCCTGCCCGCTTCTCTTATTCCCGTTATGGTTGGCGGCACACTTGCCTGGCAGCACGAGCAGCTCTACTGGCCTGCCACTGTTGTCGCTTTGTCATGCGCTGTTTTGATCCAGATTGCAACGAACTTTGCAAATGACTATTTCGATTACCGCAGCGGCGCTGATGCTGATGATCGTGTAGGCTTTACCAGGGCATCTTCCAGCGGGGCCATATCACCCGGCACCATGCTGACTACAGCATTAAGTACCTTTTTCGCAGCTTTTCTGCTCGGACTTTATCTCGTTCTTCATGCCGGTCTGCCCATACTTGTAACAGGAATTCTTGCTATTGCTGCGGGCATCATGTACACCGGTGGTCCCTTTCCACTTGCATACAATGGTCTCGGAGATCTCTTCGTCTTTCTTTTTTTCGGTTTTGCCGCTGTAACAGGAACGTATTATGTGAATACACTGCAATGGTCAGAACAGGCACTCTGGGCTTCAGTTGCTGTCGGGTCGCTGTCTACCATGATACTTGTTGCCAATAACTACCGGGATGTGCACAGCGATCGTCGGGCGGGTAAAAACACACTTGTCGTCATTTTTGGAGAACGATTTGCCCGATGGCAATTCACCATTCTTGCCCTGCTTCCATTTACCATACCGCCTCATTTTTTTTTCCGCGAAGAGTACGGTTTCCTTATTTTTTTACCTATGATCCTGTTGCCCTGGGCAATTTATATCATACGCTGGTTCCATGTCGAAAATCGCAAGGAAGCTTTTAATGACATACTGGTTCAAACAGCGCAGTTCATGACTGCTTTCGGAATTCTGTTCAGTGCAGGTATTGCACTTGGATGA
- a CDS encoding glutamine synthetase III, producing MSKTYKRFDALEAVTKADDKLTERNGTGKIDMNIAKIFGENCLSIDTLKERLPKSVWKVLKKTIRDNEPLEFDVADAVAVVMKEWATEKGATHYTHWFQPLTGATAEKHDSFITPNQGGGAITQFSGNDLMRGEPDASSFPSGGLRPTFEARGYTAWDPTSPAFIIDNGNGSTLCIPTVFASWKGESLDFKTPLLRSVEALNKQAIRALKLFGEEELTWVNATGGYEQEYFLIDQEYFYRRPDLLTSGRTLFGAKPPRGQELDDHYFGSIPERILSFMFEAEKELYKVGVPVKTRHNEVAPGQFEIAPVFEKANIAADHQQLTMITLKKVARKYGLVCLLHEKPFAGLNGSGKHANWSMVTSKGQNLLEPGDNPHDNRQFLFFFTATLKAVHDYQGLLRASIASAGNDHRLGANEAPPAIISAYVGEQLEDVVQQLKKGEVTGSKDGGLLGLGIPVLPTIPKHAGDRNRTSPFAFTGNKFEFRAVGSEQTVSFPTTILNTIVAGAIDELSTAVENKLSGGADLESALREVFKDTYTEIENILFHGDGYSDDWQKEAEKRGLLNLKSTLDALPQLTDEKNVKLFENYNVLSHRELESRLEIYLEQYFIKLNIEAETTEDIVRTMIVPATIRYLNEVIAVNDRGKTTGLDIASTKTLAEEVNGELANLLKAVDKLREVNEDLGGDTIPEKATHLSKVVLPEMNKVREIADKLEKLVPDDYWPLPSYREMLFVK from the coding sequence ATGAGTAAAACGTATAAGCGATTTGATGCACTGGAAGCAGTGACAAAGGCAGATGATAAGCTGACCGAAAGAAACGGGACAGGCAAGATCGATATGAATATCGCCAAGATATTTGGCGAGAACTGCCTTTCCATAGACACTCTCAAGGAGCGTCTTCCGAAATCCGTATGGAAAGTGCTCAAAAAAACCATCCGGGACAACGAGCCCCTGGAGTTTGATGTAGCAGATGCCGTAGCTGTTGTTATGAAGGAGTGGGCTACGGAAAAAGGAGCTACTCACTACACGCACTGGTTTCAACCGCTTACGGGTGCAACTGCTGAAAAACATGACAGTTTTATCACACCCAACCAGGGCGGTGGTGCCATTACCCAGTTTTCAGGAAATGATCTGATGCGGGGTGAGCCTGATGCTTCAAGCTTTCCGAGCGGCGGACTCCGTCCTACATTCGAGGCACGTGGATATACCGCATGGGACCCCACATCTCCTGCGTTCATTATCGATAATGGCAATGGTTCCACTCTGTGTATTCCGACGGTTTTTGCTTCCTGGAAAGGAGAATCCCTGGACTTCAAAACACCGCTTCTGCGCTCTGTCGAAGCTCTGAACAAGCAGGCCATAAGGGCACTGAAGCTGTTTGGCGAAGAAGAGTTGACTTGGGTCAATGCCACCGGCGGTTATGAACAGGAGTATTTTCTGATTGATCAGGAGTACTTTTACCGGCGACCCGATCTGCTTACTTCAGGCAGAACTCTCTTCGGTGCAAAACCGCCAAGAGGACAGGAGCTGGATGATCATTATTTCGGCTCCATTCCCGAGCGTATTCTTTCGTTTATGTTCGAAGCAGAGAAAGAGTTGTATAAAGTTGGCGTCCCGGTAAAAACACGTCACAATGAAGTGGCTCCGGGTCAGTTTGAGATTGCACCCGTTTTTGAGAAGGCCAATATCGCGGCAGACCATCAGCAGCTGACGATGATAACCCTGAAGAAGGTAGCCAGAAAGTATGGCCTTGTATGTTTGCTCCATGAAAAACCGTTTGCAGGTCTGAATGGCAGCGGCAAGCATGCCAACTGGTCAATGGTTACCAGCAAAGGGCAGAACCTGCTTGAACCCGGTGATAATCCGCATGACAACAGGCAGTTTCTGTTTTTCTTCACTGCAACCCTGAAAGCGGTACATGATTATCAGGGGTTGCTTCGTGCATCTATCGCAAGTGCCGGAAACGATCATCGTCTCGGAGCAAATGAGGCGCCTCCGGCCATCATCTCTGCCTATGTCGGCGAGCAGCTGGAAGACGTTGTTCAGCAGCTTAAAAAAGGAGAGGTAACCGGGTCAAAAGACGGCGGACTTCTGGGACTGGGAATACCAGTGCTGCCAACCATACCCAAACATGCCGGGGACCGTAACAGAACGTCTCCCTTTGCCTTTACCGGGAATAAGTTTGAGTTCAGAGCTGTCGGATCAGAGCAAACCGTCTCATTCCCGACAACCATACTCAACACAATCGTAGCCGGAGCCATTGATGAGCTTTCCACAGCGGTAGAGAATAAGCTGAGTGGCGGTGCTGATCTTGAAAGTGCCCTGCGTGAGGTCTTCAAGGATACCTATACTGAAATTGAAAATATCCTTTTCCACGGTGACGGGTATTCGGATGACTGGCAGAAAGAAGCGGAAAAACGTGGTTTGCTGAATTTGAAATCCACTTTAGACGCTCTTCCGCAACTGACAGACGAAAAGAACGTCAAACTGTTCGAAAACTATAATGTTCTTTCGCATCGTGAGCTGGAATCCCGCCTTGAGATATATCTTGAGCAGTATTTCATCAAGCTCAATATCGAGGCCGAGACCACGGAAGATATAGTCAGAACAATGATTGTTCCTGCTACTATCCGGTATCTCAATGAAGTCATTGCAGTTAATGACCGGGGCAAGACAACGGGACTCGATATTGCGTCAACCAAAACTCTTGCCGAAGAGGTCAACGGAGAACTTGCAAATCTGCTTAAGGCCGTCGACAAGCTTCGTGAAGTGAATGAAGATCTTGGCGGCGATACAATTCCCGAAAAAGCGACCCATCTCTCCAAAGTAGTTCTGCCCGAGATGAACAAGGTAAGGGAGATTGCCGACAAGCTTGAAAAGCTGGTTCCGGATGATTACTGGCCGTTGCCCTCTTATCGTGAGATGCTTTTTGTAAAATAA
- a CDS encoding MFS transporter → MLEIQKRLSNSFYAILALPATAMGFALSVQIAALSWLLTYEYGLQITDIGLVWATGPIAGIIGQVIIGIISDNVWVWNGRRRAFIVIGGVLASLMLLALPNIGVIQAGLGIEAILGIAIVVSMVLDLSINVSFNPTRSIIADVTPEGRERTKGYAWMQTVSGTFGVLSYFIGAVLGNIFLLYFGVFLVFFFSVIPPFFIKEPKYLGRYGESEEDIARELAQQKKDDGEKINDASLYRILISIRPLWGFLGYGIYAIVKRLSGFEFPGYYFELIALAVTIYLIGEALFKSEEGKTREEAGKIGFQKVLAAHSFSWIGAQSMFIYFFAFVDFRMPELSSDDVGSVVNWSFFSLNVVAAIIPVLALEPLANKFGRVRTHATALVCMAVGYALIFVLADTPYVLYIMMLVVGIGWASIISLPFAIMSQKIAQNQMGLYMGLFNLSVVLPQLVSSFAVGDIVEAVDNKAVLLVICSLTVAFSAAAWYLVKEPKDEMTENPALIDEKIEEKLG, encoded by the coding sequence ATGTTAGAGATTCAAAAGCGCCTTTCGAACTCATTTTATGCGATCCTCGCGTTACCGGCAACAGCCATGGGGTTTGCACTTTCAGTGCAGATTGCCGCACTCAGCTGGCTGCTGACCTATGAATACGGATTGCAGATTACGGATATCGGACTTGTATGGGCTACCGGACCTATTGCGGGTATCATCGGACAAGTCATAATCGGTATCATAAGTGATAACGTCTGGGTCTGGAACGGGCGAAGGCGTGCCTTTATAGTCATCGGAGGTGTGCTGGCTTCGTTGATGCTGCTGGCACTGCCGAACATTGGTGTGATTCAGGCCGGACTGGGCATTGAGGCCATACTCGGTATTGCCATTGTTGTTTCAATGGTGCTGGATTTATCCATCAACGTATCCTTTAATCCCACGCGATCTATAATCGCAGATGTTACACCTGAGGGGCGGGAACGGACAAAAGGATATGCCTGGATGCAGACCGTTTCGGGTACCTTCGGAGTACTTTCCTATTTTATCGGAGCGGTATTAGGTAATATTTTCCTGCTCTATTTCGGGGTCTTCCTGGTGTTTTTCTTTTCCGTGATACCGCCGTTTTTCATAAAGGAGCCCAAGTACCTCGGTCGCTATGGAGAAAGCGAGGAAGATATTGCCAGAGAATTAGCTCAACAAAAGAAAGATGATGGTGAGAAGATTAACGATGCTTCCCTTTACCGCATTCTGATCAGTATTCGTCCCCTGTGGGGCTTTTTGGGTTACGGAATATATGCCATTGTAAAACGGCTCAGCGGTTTTGAGTTTCCGGGATATTATTTTGAACTGATTGCACTGGCCGTGACCATATATCTGATCGGGGAAGCATTATTCAAATCTGAAGAGGGAAAGACCCGTGAAGAAGCAGGAAAAATTGGATTTCAGAAAGTTCTGGCAGCGCACTCATTTTCCTGGATCGGTGCGCAGAGCATGTTCATCTACTTTTTTGCATTCGTTGATTTCCGGATGCCGGAACTGAGCAGTGACGATGTGGGAAGTGTGGTAAACTGGAGTTTCTTTTCGCTTAATGTTGTTGCTGCGATCATTCCTGTGCTCGCACTTGAACCCCTTGCCAATAAGTTCGGCCGCGTCAGAACTCACGCAACCGCTCTGGTCTGCATGGCCGTCGGTTATGCCCTTATATTTGTACTGGCTGATACTCCCTATGTTCTCTATATCATGATGCTGGTAGTGGGCATTGGCTGGGCTTCTATCATCAGTCTTCCGTTTGCCATTATGTCGCAAAAAATTGCTCAGAATCAGATGGGACTTTACATGGGGCTATTCAACCTGTCGGTTGTGCTCCCGCAGCTTGTTTCAAGTTTTGCGGTGGGTGATATCGTGGAAGCAGTGGATAATAAAGCGGTTCTGCTGGTAATCTGTTCCCTGACCGTAGCGTTCTCCGCGGCAGCCTGGTATCTGGTTAAAGAGCCGAAAGATGAAATGACTGAAAACCCGGCACTCATCGATGAAAAAATAGAAGAGAAGCTCGGATAG